In Flavobacterium cerinum, one genomic interval encodes:
- a CDS encoding efflux RND transporter periplasmic adaptor subunit, whose translation MILSDTYTKQMVVSNKKYGPRIIVKTVLLLVLQLLISCKDKGEVAAENNLPQNENQVVLTETQFKNAGIETIKLIEKDMAGILKLNGKIDVPPQNLISVSAPMGGYLLETKLLPGTHVRKGERIAIMEDQQYIQLQQDYLQAKSRFNFAELDYYRQKDLNQSQASSNKVLQLAQAEMNNQRILMKALAEKLKLITINPATLTADKISKNVSVYSPISGFVSKVNANIGKYIAPSDVMFELIDPEDIHLSLRVYEKDVIKLAIGQKIIAYSNAEPDKKYEAQIILISKDINTDGLTTVHCHFTRYDKDLLPGMYMNAEVELTSGKAKTLPEASIVNYEGKDYVFVQTAPRKYMMQEVTIGNKEKSDVAIQNSSTLEGKTIVSNGAYTLLMQLKNKEE comes from the coding sequence ATGATACTATCAGACACTTATACAAAACAAATGGTTGTCAGTAACAAAAAATACGGACCTCGTATAATCGTCAAAACAGTACTGCTTCTTGTCCTGCAATTGCTGATAAGCTGTAAAGACAAAGGAGAAGTTGCTGCTGAAAATAACCTGCCTCAAAATGAAAATCAGGTAGTATTAACTGAAACGCAATTTAAAAATGCGGGCATCGAAACCATAAAATTGATCGAAAAAGATATGGCCGGTATATTGAAACTAAACGGAAAAATAGATGTGCCGCCACAAAATCTTATTTCAGTTAGTGCTCCAATGGGCGGATATTTGCTGGAAACAAAGCTTTTGCCGGGAACACATGTCCGCAAAGGAGAACGCATTGCGATTATGGAAGATCAGCAATACATCCAGTTACAACAGGATTATTTACAGGCAAAATCAAGGTTTAATTTTGCAGAGTTAGATTATTACCGCCAAAAAGACCTGAATCAAAGTCAGGCCAGCAGTAATAAAGTCTTACAGTTAGCTCAGGCAGAAATGAATAATCAGCGTATTCTGATGAAAGCACTGGCCGAAAAATTAAAACTGATTACAATTAATCCGGCAACACTCACGGCGGACAAAATTTCGAAAAACGTGTCCGTTTACAGCCCCATTAGTGGTTTTGTAAGTAAAGTAAATGCCAACATAGGTAAATATATAGCACCTTCTGATGTGATGTTCGAACTCATTGATCCGGAAGACATTCACCTAAGTTTAAGAGTCTACGAAAAAGATGTAATCAAGCTCGCCATCGGTCAGAAAATAATAGCCTACAGCAATGCAGAACCCGATAAAAAATACGAAGCGCAAATAATATTGATCAGTAAAGATATTAATACGGATGGATTAACTACGGTACATTGCCATTTTACACGTTATGATAAGGACTTATTACCCGGAATGTATATGAATGCTGAGGTCGAATTAACTTCCGGGAAAGCAAAAACCCTTCCTGAAGCGAGTATTGTTAATTATGAAGGGAAAGATTATGTATTCGTACAAACTGCCCCGCGTAAATATATGATGCAGGAAGTTACGATTGGAAATAAAGAAAAATCGGATGTTGCGATACAAAATAGTAGTACCTTAGAGGGAAAGACAATTGTTTCAAACGGGGCTTATACTTTATTAATGCAATTAAAAAATAAGGAAGAATGA
- a CDS encoding ankyrin repeat domain-containing protein: MDINKELVIASEAGDLETVKQMLAKGADTSAMGPNSGALHCAAANGHREIVQLLLENGSNPNIPDNQSFYPIHLAAAFKHINIVKDLIQHGAKLDVVTSSLGTVLHVAAANNFYEILDLPEVKKGPIEARDQEQKTALNVAACFGSYTIGWKLIDAGADVNTLDDFGFSPLLNVLMRLEEAKVPHWESEGTNSGVYVKYQITNGCFRYIKPYNGGANELGRVLSIMDQYDISGYSWGPKQHRNYVECIYLAQNLIRKGADIHIRGNNGNTPMIMACSAGEPEMMKTLAKKGASFDVKNNQGIAPLHYVARSKRLDGLKAFLKLYPEQDINAVDENGWTAGHYLGDVGGHPEMAKVLVKAGLDTTIGSTKYVGPLAPGITAKEVAEHWNDDEIAKLLTPKKTKSKA; this comes from the coding sequence ATGGACATTAACAAAGAACTAGTAATCGCTTCAGAAGCAGGTGATTTAGAAACAGTAAAACAAATGTTAGCAAAAGGCGCCGATACCAGTGCCATGGGACCTAATTCCGGTGCTTTACATTGCGCGGCAGCAAACGGTCATCGCGAAATCGTGCAACTTTTGCTTGAAAACGGTTCTAACCCGAACATCCCCGACAACCAATCGTTTTATCCGATTCACTTAGCGGCAGCTTTCAAACATATAAATATCGTAAAAGATCTGATTCAACACGGCGCTAAACTTGACGTGGTGACTTCAAGTCTCGGAACGGTACTTCACGTTGCTGCGGCAAACAACTTCTACGAAATACTCGACCTTCCTGAAGTCAAAAAAGGACCGATCGAAGCCAGAGATCAGGAACAAAAAACAGCTCTGAACGTAGCTGCCTGTTTCGGTAGTTATACGATAGGATGGAAACTTATTGACGCCGGTGCAGACGTAAACACGTTGGACGATTTCGGTTTCTCACCTCTACTTAACGTTTTAATGCGTTTGGAAGAAGCTAAAGTACCACATTGGGAATCAGAAGGAACAAATTCGGGTGTCTATGTAAAATACCAGATCACAAACGGTTGTTTCCGTTATATAAAACCATACAATGGCGGAGCAAACGAATTGGGCCGTGTACTTTCGATTATGGATCAATACGACATCTCCGGATATTCCTGGGGACCTAAGCAACACCGCAATTATGTAGAATGCATTTATCTTGCTCAAAATCTTATCCGTAAAGGAGCTGATATACACATTCGCGGCAATAACGGCAATACTCCGATGATCATGGCTTGCTCTGCCGGTGAACCAGAAATGATGAAAACATTGGCTAAAAAGGGTGCCTCTTTTGACGTGAAAAACAATCAGGGAATTGCTCCTTTACATTACGTAGCCCGTAGTAAACGTCTTGACGGTTTGAAAGCCTTTTTAAAACTTTACCCGGAGCAAGACATTAACGCAGTTGACGAAAACGGATGGACAGCCGGACATTATCTGGGCGATGTTGGCGGACATCCTGAAATGGCTAAAGTTTTAGTCAAAGCCGGTCTCGATACGACTATCGGAAGTACCAAATATGTAGGTCCACTTGCGCCCGGAATCACCGCTAAAGAAGTAGCCGAACATTGGAACGACGACGAAATCGCAAAACTTTTAACACCGAAAAAAACAAAATCAAAAGCATAA
- a CDS encoding VIT1/CCC1 transporter family protein → MELEKHYINRVGWLRAAVLGANDGILSTSSIVIGVAAASNDRTVIVLTALAGLVAGAMSMAAGEYVSVSSQEDTEASDLAREKRELELMPDVELTELAKVYRQRGLEADLALQVAEQLTRHNALEAHARDELGLNEITQAKPFLAALASFFSFVAGAVLPLLVSWFAPLPHMIPYQYLFSIIFLMLLGAIAAKTGGSGIVKAMARICFWGTIAMGATALVGYLFGVNTV, encoded by the coding sequence ATGGAATTGGAAAAACATTATATCAATAGAGTAGGATGGTTACGTGCAGCCGTTTTAGGAGCAAACGATGGAATTTTATCGACCAGTAGTATTGTAATCGGTGTGGCTGCGGCCAGTAACGACCGTACGGTTATTGTACTAACGGCTTTGGCCGGGTTAGTTGCAGGAGCCATGTCGATGGCGGCCGGTGAATATGTTTCGGTAAGCTCTCAGGAAGATACGGAAGCATCGGATCTGGCCAGAGAAAAACGGGAATTGGAGTTAATGCCGGATGTTGAATTAACGGAACTCGCAAAAGTTTATCGCCAAAGAGGACTTGAGGCCGATTTAGCTTTACAGGTTGCCGAACAGTTAACACGTCATAATGCGCTCGAAGCGCATGCCCGGGACGAATTGGGACTAAATGAAATTACTCAGGCTAAGCCATTTCTTGCGGCATTGGCATCGTTTTTTTCGTTTGTTGCCGGTGCCGTATTACCACTGTTGGTTTCCTGGTTCGCACCGTTACCGCATATGATACCGTATCAATACCTGTTTTCGATTATTTTTTTAATGTTATTAGGAGCTATAGCAGCAAAAACCGGAGGCTCCGGAATAGTAAAAGCGATGGCCCGAATCTGTTTTTGGGGAACTATTGCCATGGGAGCAACTGCTTTAGTTGGGTATCTTTTTGGTGTTAATACAGTATAA
- a CDS encoding phosphatase PAP2 family protein, with protein sequence MIQNTKKIKKIIVLITVVFWGSTFYGTTVSDTDLFLGSNPDTTDVVKKSDPVYQFSGKKMIIPAIFITYGLLSLMVEDIKNINNSTQFEVNEHTPKHIVYDNYTQYAPAAAVYALNLFGVEGKHNLRDRTIIYATSQLITGAVIMPVKYLVKEERPDKSNNLSFPSGHTATAFSSAHFMFREYEDKSLWLALSGYPLAAFTGIYRILNDKHWVGDVVAGAGIGILSTELAYWLFPKIDHLLKGKKEKVTTMVYPYYQSNTVGLGFIRKF encoded by the coding sequence ATGATACAAAATACCAAAAAAATCAAAAAGATAATAGTGCTGATAACAGTAGTATTTTGGGGAAGTACTTTTTATGGTACGACGGTTTCGGATACGGATCTGTTTTTGGGAAGTAATCCCGATACTACCGATGTGGTAAAAAAATCAGATCCCGTTTATCAATTTTCAGGAAAAAAAATGATCATTCCCGCTATATTCATTACTTATGGATTGCTGAGTTTGATGGTTGAAGATATTAAAAATATCAATAATTCCACTCAATTTGAGGTTAATGAGCACACTCCCAAACATATTGTATATGATAATTATACCCAATATGCACCGGCAGCAGCGGTATATGCCTTAAATCTGTTTGGTGTTGAAGGAAAGCATAATTTGCGTGACCGTACTATAATTTATGCGACTTCACAACTAATTACCGGAGCAGTAATCATGCCGGTAAAGTATTTGGTTAAAGAAGAGCGACCCGATAAGTCGAATAATCTTTCTTTTCCTTCCGGACATACGGCTACCGCTTTTTCATCGGCACATTTTATGTTTCGCGAATATGAAGACAAATCGCTTTGGCTGGCTCTTTCCGGATATCCTTTGGCTGCTTTTACCGGTATTTACCGGATTTTAAATGATAAACATTGGGTAGGGGATGTTGTTGCAGGTGCCGGAATCGGTATTTTGTCTACCGAGTTAGCCTATTGGCTTTTTCCTAAGATTGATCATCTGTTAAAAGGTAAAAAAGAAAAAGTAACCACGATGGTTTATCCGTATTATCAGTCTAATACTGTCGGATTAGGTTTTATTCGAAAATTTTAG